In one window of Denticeps clupeoides chromosome 2, fDenClu1.1, whole genome shotgun sequence DNA:
- the rdh5 gene encoding retinol dehydrogenase 5, whose protein sequence is MDTESIYGQISSLQKSGYLCSYAAGALLLLWFLIWLYRDSLEVGSIQEKYVFVTGCDSGFGNLLCRRLDRRGFRVLAGCLTEKGTDDLKRVTGPYLKTILLDVTSTESIQKAVEWTKKEVGDRGLWGLVNNAGRSLPMGPSEWMRIEDFHSTLRVNMFGVIEVTMNFLPLVKKAQGRVVNVASVLGRVAANGGGYCISKFGVESFSDCLRRDIHYFGIKVCIIEPGFFKTHVTSLDPIERELHRLWNQLSPEVQASYGEKYLDKYIKIQRLIMNALCDSDLSKVTNCMEHALSATYPRTRYSAGWDAKLAWIPLSYMPTCVLDIALKLVLPRPAKSV, encoded by the exons ATGGATACAGAGTCCATCTATGGGCAAATAAG CTCTCTGCAgaagtcaggctacctctgtaGCTATGCTGCAGGAGCTCTGCTGCTACTCTGGTTCCTCATCTGGTTGTACCGTGACAGCCTGGAGGTCGGCAGCATCCAAGAGAAGTATGTCTTTGTCACTGGCTGTGACTCAGGGTTTGGGAATCTGCTTTGTCGGCGTCTGGACCGGCGCGGGTTCCGTGTGCTCGCAGGCTGTCTCACAGAGAAAGGTACAGATGACCTGAAGAGGGTAACAGGGCCATACCTGAAGACAATCTTGCTGGATGTCACAAGCACTGAGAGTATCCAGAAGGCTGTAGAGTGGACAAAGAAAGAGGTTGGAGACAGAG GCCTGTGGGGGCTGGTGAataatgcaggccgctctttaCCCATGGGGCCATCTGAGTGGATGCGGATTGAGGACTTCCACAGCACACTCCGAGTCAACATGTTTGGAGTTATAGAGGTTACCATGAACTTTCTGCCCCTGGTGAAGAAGGCTCAGGGACGTGTGGTCAATGTAGCATCTGTGCTGGGCAGAGTAGCAGCTAATGGTGGTGGTTACTGCATATCCAAATTTGGGGTGGAATCATTCTCGGACTGTCTCAG GAGGGACATCCACTACTTTGGCATTAAGGTATGTATCATAGAACCTGGGTTCTTTAAGACCCATGTGACAAGTTTGGATCCCATTGAACGTGAACTGCACCGACTGTGGAACCAGCTCTCTCCTGAGGTTCAGGCGAGCTACGGTGAGAAGTATCTGGACAAGT ATATTAAAATCCAGAGGCTGATCATGAACGCTTTATGTGACTCTGACCTGAGTAAAGTAACCAACTGCATGGAGCATGCGCTGTCTGCCACCTACCCACGCACCCGCTACAGTGCCGGCTGGGATGCCAAGCTCGCCTGGATCCCACTGTCCTATATGCCAACTTGTGTGTTGGATATTGCCCTGAAGCTGGTGCTACCACGACCTGCCAAGAGTGTGTAG
- the bloc1s1 gene encoding biogenesis of lysosome-related organelles complex 1 subunit 1: MLSRLLKEHQAKQNERKEMQERRRREAIAAATCLTEALVDHLNVGVAQAYVNQRKLDHEVKTLQLQAGQFAKQTAQWINMVECFNQALKEIGDVENWARSIEMDMRTIATAMEYVHKEQL; encoded by the exons ATGTTGTCTCGTTTACTGAAGGAGCACCAggcaaagcagaatgaaagGAAGGAGATGCAAG AGAGACGAAGGCGTGAGGCGATAGCTGCAGCCACCTGTCTGACTGAGGCACTAGTTGACCATCTGAATGTTGG gGTAGCCCAGGCCTATGTGAATCAACGTAAACTGGACCATGAGGTGAAGACACTGCAGCTCCAGGCAGGGCAGTTTGCCAAACAAACAGCACAGTGGATAAACATGGTGGAGTGTTTCAACCAGGCGCTGAag gAGATTGGTGATGTGGAGAATTGGGCTCGCAGCATTGAGATGGACATGAGGACAATCGCCACAGCTATGGAATATGTCCATAAGGAGCAGCTGTAG
- the nab2 gene encoding NGFI-A-binding protein 2 isoform X5, producing the protein MALVGMATKPLHVRRLQKALRDWAANPTHFNQPLTNGSGIPHFNTDILAAGGTSAFGKRKALSNGQPGLLCDGDELEACLTPLRDTGSPCSPGSQVSHLSPDSLFKGKLSPVDPQWLSPDANEEQSSPPLTTLAVQAHPSRASSIPPMQSSSTSSSSPWLGRQLDLETMQAVGESVEHLLRTIPHADPGEVKTLLQLNKKMAKTMGHIFSLKPHDCNKEEEIRKYSLIYGRFDSKRREEKQLTNHEMIINEAAAQFCIRDNALLLRRVELFSLARQVARECACTSSLITRTSLDDRAVLTQKRSRQEMELETSLSGVDGLEAMSLIAIQSATYEDSLTQDIVPRPQLSSFPCHPTSTPSPATPSPANWSRQLMQQTLMDEGLRLARMVSYDLSGQGSLGSESPEPERKGSDNRVSAVGFNMRDSPTCKEDLENCIK; encoded by the exons ATGGCGCTGGTCGGCATGGCGACCAAGCCACTGCATGTGCGTCGCCTCCAGAAGGCCCTTCGTGACTGGGCAGCAAATCCAACACACTTTAACCAGCCTCTGACAAATGGGAGTGGGATCCCACACTTCAATACTGACATTTTAGCAGCAGGAGGAACGTCTGCATTTGGAAAGAGGAAGGCACTCAGCAATGGGCAGCCAGGGTTGCTGTGTGACGGAGATGAGTTGGAGGCATGTCTCACTCCACTGCGAGACACAGGCAGCCCCTGCAGCCCTGGCTCACAGGTCTCCCATCTGTCTCCTGACTCTCTTTTCAAAGGCAAACTGTCTCCTGTGGATCCTCAATGGCTTAGTCCTGATGCAAATGAAGAGCAGTCCAGCCCCCCTCTCACTACCTTGGCTGTGCAGGCTCATCCTTCAAGGGCTTCCTCCATACCACCTATGCAGTCATCTTCCACTTCGTCCTCATCTCCATGGCTGGGGAGACAGCTAGACCTAGAAACGATGCAGGCGGTGGGAGAGAGTGTGGAGCATCTTCTCAGGACCATACCACATGCAGACCCAGGTGAGGTGAAAACGCTGCTGCAGCTCAACAAAAAGATGGCAAAGACAATGGGACACATTTTCAGCCTGAAGCCACATGACTGCAACAAGGAGGAGGAGATACGCAAGTACAGCCTCATCTACGGTCGCTTTGACTccaagagaagagaagaaaaacagcTCACAAACCATGAG ATGATCATTAATGAAGCTGCTGCCCAGTTCTGTATCCGTGACAATGCCTTGTTATTGCGCCGGGTTGAGCTCTTTTCATTGGCCAGGCAGGTTGCACGGGAGTGTGCCTGTACCTCTTCACTCATCACCAG GACAAGTTTGGATGACAGAGCTGTTCTAACACAGAAGAGAAGCAGACAGGAG ATGGAGTTGGAAACTTCGCTAAGTGGTGTAGATGGCTTAGAAGCCATGTCCCTCATTGCCATACAATCAGCAACTTATGAGGATAGCCTGACccaag ACATAGTCCCTCGGCCCCAACTGTCCTCATTCCCCTGTCACCCCACCAGCACACCTTCACCTGCCACCCCTTCACCTGCTAACTGGAGCCGCCAGCTCATGCAGCAAACGCTCATGGATGAGGGCCTGCGATTGGCTAGGATGGTGTCATATGACCTCTCTGGCCAGGGCAGTCTAGGTTCAGAGAGTCCAG AACCGGAGCGTAAAGGGTCTGACAACAGAGTCTCTGCCGTCGGCTTCAACATgagggacagtcccacctgcAAGGAGGACTTGGAAAATTGCATCAAATGA
- the nab2 gene encoding NGFI-A-binding protein 2 isoform X1, translating into MSLPRTLGELQLYSVLQQANLLAYYATFIQQGGDDVQQLCEAGEEEFLEIMALVGMATKPLHVRRLQKALRDWAANPTHFNQPLTNGSGIPHFNTDILAAGGTSAFGKRKALSNGQPGLLCDGDELEACLTPLRDTGSPCSPGSQVSHLSPDSLFKGKLSPVDPQWLSPDANEEQSSPPLTTLAVQAHPSRASSIPPMQSSSTSSSSPWLGRQLDLETMQAVGESVEHLLRTIPHADPGEVKTLLQLNKKMAKTMGHIFSLKPHDCNKEEEIRKYSLIYGRFDSKRREEKQLTNHEMIINEAAAQFCIRDNALLLRRVELFSLARQVARECACTSSLITRTSLDDRAVLTQKRSRQEMELETSLSGVDGLEAMSLIAIQSATYEDSLTQDIVPRPQLSSFPCHPTSTPSPATPSPANWSRQLMQQTLMDEGLRLARMVSYDLSGQGSLGSESPEPERKGSDNRVSAVGFNMRDSPTCKEDLENCIK; encoded by the exons ATGTCGTTGCCACGGACACTGGGTGAGCTCCAGCTGTACAGTGTACTCCAACAAGCTAACCTTCTGGCATACTATGCCACATTTATCCAGCAGGGAGGTGATGATGTTCAACAGCTTTGTGAAGCTGGTGAAGAGGAGTTTCTTGAGATCATGGCGCTGGTCGGCATGGCGACCAAGCCACTGCATGTGCGTCGCCTCCAGAAGGCCCTTCGTGACTGGGCAGCAAATCCAACACACTTTAACCAGCCTCTGACAAATGGGAGTGGGATCCCACACTTCAATACTGACATTTTAGCAGCAGGAGGAACGTCTGCATTTGGAAAGAGGAAGGCACTCAGCAATGGGCAGCCAGGGTTGCTGTGTGACGGAGATGAGTTGGAGGCATGTCTCACTCCACTGCGAGACACAGGCAGCCCCTGCAGCCCTGGCTCACAGGTCTCCCATCTGTCTCCTGACTCTCTTTTCAAAGGCAAACTGTCTCCTGTGGATCCTCAATGGCTTAGTCCTGATGCAAATGAAGAGCAGTCCAGCCCCCCTCTCACTACCTTGGCTGTGCAGGCTCATCCTTCAAGGGCTTCCTCCATACCACCTATGCAGTCATCTTCCACTTCGTCCTCATCTCCATGGCTGGGGAGACAGCTAGACCTAGAAACGATGCAGGCGGTGGGAGAGAGTGTGGAGCATCTTCTCAGGACCATACCACATGCAGACCCAGGTGAGGTGAAAACGCTGCTGCAGCTCAACAAAAAGATGGCAAAGACAATGGGACACATTTTCAGCCTGAAGCCACATGACTGCAACAAGGAGGAGGAGATACGCAAGTACAGCCTCATCTACGGTCGCTTTGACTccaagagaagagaagaaaaacagcTCACAAACCATGAG ATGATCATTAATGAAGCTGCTGCCCAGTTCTGTATCCGTGACAATGCCTTGTTATTGCGCCGGGTTGAGCTCTTTTCATTGGCCAGGCAGGTTGCACGGGAGTGTGCCTGTACCTCTTCACTCATCACCAG GACAAGTTTGGATGACAGAGCTGTTCTAACACAGAAGAGAAGCAGACAGGAG ATGGAGTTGGAAACTTCGCTAAGTGGTGTAGATGGCTTAGAAGCCATGTCCCTCATTGCCATACAATCAGCAACTTATGAGGATAGCCTGACccaag ACATAGTCCCTCGGCCCCAACTGTCCTCATTCCCCTGTCACCCCACCAGCACACCTTCACCTGCCACCCCTTCACCTGCTAACTGGAGCCGCCAGCTCATGCAGCAAACGCTCATGGATGAGGGCCTGCGATTGGCTAGGATGGTGTCATATGACCTCTCTGGCCAGGGCAGTCTAGGTTCAGAGAGTCCAG AACCGGAGCGTAAAGGGTCTGACAACAGAGTCTCTGCCGTCGGCTTCAACATgagggacagtcccacctgcAAGGAGGACTTGGAAAATTGCATCAAATGA
- the nab2 gene encoding NGFI-A-binding protein 2 isoform X3, protein MSLPRTLGELQLYSVLQQANLLAYYATFIQQGGDDVQQLCEAGEEEFLEIMALVGMATKPLHVRRLQKALRDWAANPTHFNQPLTNGSGIPHFNTDILAAGGTSAFGKRKALSNGQPGLLCDGDELEACLTPLRDTGSPCSPGSQVSHLSPDSLFKGKLSPVDPQWLSPDANEEQSSPPLTTLAVQAHPSRASSIPPMQSSSTSSSSPWLGRQLDLETMQAVGESVEHLLRTIPHADPGEVKTLLQLNKKMAKTMGHIFSLKPHDCNKEEEIRKYSLIYGRFDSKRREEKQLTNHEVARECACTSSLITRTSLDDRAVLTQKRSRQEMELETSLSGVDGLEAMSLIAIQSATYEDSLTQDIVPRPQLSSFPCHPTSTPSPATPSPANWSRQLMQQTLMDEGLRLARMVSYDLSGQGSLGSESPEPERKGSDNRVSAVGFNMRDSPTCKEDLENCIK, encoded by the exons ATGTCGTTGCCACGGACACTGGGTGAGCTCCAGCTGTACAGTGTACTCCAACAAGCTAACCTTCTGGCATACTATGCCACATTTATCCAGCAGGGAGGTGATGATGTTCAACAGCTTTGTGAAGCTGGTGAAGAGGAGTTTCTTGAGATCATGGCGCTGGTCGGCATGGCGACCAAGCCACTGCATGTGCGTCGCCTCCAGAAGGCCCTTCGTGACTGGGCAGCAAATCCAACACACTTTAACCAGCCTCTGACAAATGGGAGTGGGATCCCACACTTCAATACTGACATTTTAGCAGCAGGAGGAACGTCTGCATTTGGAAAGAGGAAGGCACTCAGCAATGGGCAGCCAGGGTTGCTGTGTGACGGAGATGAGTTGGAGGCATGTCTCACTCCACTGCGAGACACAGGCAGCCCCTGCAGCCCTGGCTCACAGGTCTCCCATCTGTCTCCTGACTCTCTTTTCAAAGGCAAACTGTCTCCTGTGGATCCTCAATGGCTTAGTCCTGATGCAAATGAAGAGCAGTCCAGCCCCCCTCTCACTACCTTGGCTGTGCAGGCTCATCCTTCAAGGGCTTCCTCCATACCACCTATGCAGTCATCTTCCACTTCGTCCTCATCTCCATGGCTGGGGAGACAGCTAGACCTAGAAACGATGCAGGCGGTGGGAGAGAGTGTGGAGCATCTTCTCAGGACCATACCACATGCAGACCCAGGTGAGGTGAAAACGCTGCTGCAGCTCAACAAAAAGATGGCAAAGACAATGGGACACATTTTCAGCCTGAAGCCACATGACTGCAACAAGGAGGAGGAGATACGCAAGTACAGCCTCATCTACGGTCGCTTTGACTccaagagaagagaagaaaaacagcTCACAAACCATGAG GTTGCACGGGAGTGTGCCTGTACCTCTTCACTCATCACCAG GACAAGTTTGGATGACAGAGCTGTTCTAACACAGAAGAGAAGCAGACAGGAG ATGGAGTTGGAAACTTCGCTAAGTGGTGTAGATGGCTTAGAAGCCATGTCCCTCATTGCCATACAATCAGCAACTTATGAGGATAGCCTGACccaag ACATAGTCCCTCGGCCCCAACTGTCCTCATTCCCCTGTCACCCCACCAGCACACCTTCACCTGCCACCCCTTCACCTGCTAACTGGAGCCGCCAGCTCATGCAGCAAACGCTCATGGATGAGGGCCTGCGATTGGCTAGGATGGTGTCATATGACCTCTCTGGCCAGGGCAGTCTAGGTTCAGAGAGTCCAG AACCGGAGCGTAAAGGGTCTGACAACAGAGTCTCTGCCGTCGGCTTCAACATgagggacagtcccacctgcAAGGAGGACTTGGAAAATTGCATCAAATGA
- the nab2 gene encoding NGFI-A-binding protein 2 isoform X4: protein MSLPRTLGELQLYSVLQQANLLAYYATFIQQGGDDVQQLCEAGEEEFLEIMALVGMATKPLHVRRLQKALRDWAANPTHFNQPLTNGSGIPHFNTDILAAGGTSAFGKRKALSNGQPGLLCDGDELEACLTPLRDTGSPCSPGSQVSHLSPDSLFKGKLSPVDPQWLSPDANEEQSSPPLTTLAVQAHPSRASSIPPMQSSSTSSSSPWLGRQLDLETMQAVGESVEHLLRTIPHADPGEVKTLLQLNKKMAKTMGHIFSLKPHDCNKEEEIRKYSLIYGRFDSKRREEKQLTNHEMIINEAAAQFCIRDNALLLRRVELFSLARQVARECACTSSLITRTSLDDRAVLTQKRSRQEMELETSLSGVDGLEAMSLIAIQSATYEDSLTQDIVPRPQLSSFPCHPTSTPSPATPSPANWSRQLMQQTLMDEGLRLARMVSYDLSGQGSLGSESPDG, encoded by the exons ATGTCGTTGCCACGGACACTGGGTGAGCTCCAGCTGTACAGTGTACTCCAACAAGCTAACCTTCTGGCATACTATGCCACATTTATCCAGCAGGGAGGTGATGATGTTCAACAGCTTTGTGAAGCTGGTGAAGAGGAGTTTCTTGAGATCATGGCGCTGGTCGGCATGGCGACCAAGCCACTGCATGTGCGTCGCCTCCAGAAGGCCCTTCGTGACTGGGCAGCAAATCCAACACACTTTAACCAGCCTCTGACAAATGGGAGTGGGATCCCACACTTCAATACTGACATTTTAGCAGCAGGAGGAACGTCTGCATTTGGAAAGAGGAAGGCACTCAGCAATGGGCAGCCAGGGTTGCTGTGTGACGGAGATGAGTTGGAGGCATGTCTCACTCCACTGCGAGACACAGGCAGCCCCTGCAGCCCTGGCTCACAGGTCTCCCATCTGTCTCCTGACTCTCTTTTCAAAGGCAAACTGTCTCCTGTGGATCCTCAATGGCTTAGTCCTGATGCAAATGAAGAGCAGTCCAGCCCCCCTCTCACTACCTTGGCTGTGCAGGCTCATCCTTCAAGGGCTTCCTCCATACCACCTATGCAGTCATCTTCCACTTCGTCCTCATCTCCATGGCTGGGGAGACAGCTAGACCTAGAAACGATGCAGGCGGTGGGAGAGAGTGTGGAGCATCTTCTCAGGACCATACCACATGCAGACCCAGGTGAGGTGAAAACGCTGCTGCAGCTCAACAAAAAGATGGCAAAGACAATGGGACACATTTTCAGCCTGAAGCCACATGACTGCAACAAGGAGGAGGAGATACGCAAGTACAGCCTCATCTACGGTCGCTTTGACTccaagagaagagaagaaaaacagcTCACAAACCATGAG ATGATCATTAATGAAGCTGCTGCCCAGTTCTGTATCCGTGACAATGCCTTGTTATTGCGCCGGGTTGAGCTCTTTTCATTGGCCAGGCAGGTTGCACGGGAGTGTGCCTGTACCTCTTCACTCATCACCAG GACAAGTTTGGATGACAGAGCTGTTCTAACACAGAAGAGAAGCAGACAGGAG ATGGAGTTGGAAACTTCGCTAAGTGGTGTAGATGGCTTAGAAGCCATGTCCCTCATTGCCATACAATCAGCAACTTATGAGGATAGCCTGACccaag ACATAGTCCCTCGGCCCCAACTGTCCTCATTCCCCTGTCACCCCACCAGCACACCTTCACCTGCCACCCCTTCACCTGCTAACTGGAGCCGCCAGCTCATGCAGCAAACGCTCATGGATGAGGGCCTGCGATTGGCTAGGATGGTGTCATATGACCTCTCTGGCCAGGGCAGTCTAGGTTCAGAGAGTCCAG ATGGGTGA
- the nab2 gene encoding NGFI-A-binding protein 2 isoform X2, translated as MSLPRTLGELQLYSVLQQANLLAYYATFIQQGGDDVQQLCEAGEEEFLEIMALVGMATKPLHVRRLQKALRDWAANPTHFNQPLTNGSGIPHFNTDILAAGGTSAFGKRKALSNGQPGLLCDGDELEACLTPLRDTGSPCSPGSQVSHLSPDSLFKGKLSPVDPQWLSPDANEEQSSPPLTTLAVQAHPSRASSIPPMQSSSTSSSSPWLGRQLDLETMQAVGESVEHLLRTIPHADPGEVKTLLQLNKKMAKTMGHIFSLKPHDCNKEEEIRKYSLIYGRFDSKRREEKQLTNHEMIINEAAAQFCIRDNALLLRRVELFSLARQVARECACTSSLITRTSLDDRAVLTQKRSRQEMELETSLSGVDGLEAMSLIAIQSATYEDSLTQDIVPRPQLSSFPCHPTSTPSPATPSPANWSRQLMQQTLMDEGLRLARMVSYDLSGQGSLGSESPGFICPELY; from the exons ATGTCGTTGCCACGGACACTGGGTGAGCTCCAGCTGTACAGTGTACTCCAACAAGCTAACCTTCTGGCATACTATGCCACATTTATCCAGCAGGGAGGTGATGATGTTCAACAGCTTTGTGAAGCTGGTGAAGAGGAGTTTCTTGAGATCATGGCGCTGGTCGGCATGGCGACCAAGCCACTGCATGTGCGTCGCCTCCAGAAGGCCCTTCGTGACTGGGCAGCAAATCCAACACACTTTAACCAGCCTCTGACAAATGGGAGTGGGATCCCACACTTCAATACTGACATTTTAGCAGCAGGAGGAACGTCTGCATTTGGAAAGAGGAAGGCACTCAGCAATGGGCAGCCAGGGTTGCTGTGTGACGGAGATGAGTTGGAGGCATGTCTCACTCCACTGCGAGACACAGGCAGCCCCTGCAGCCCTGGCTCACAGGTCTCCCATCTGTCTCCTGACTCTCTTTTCAAAGGCAAACTGTCTCCTGTGGATCCTCAATGGCTTAGTCCTGATGCAAATGAAGAGCAGTCCAGCCCCCCTCTCACTACCTTGGCTGTGCAGGCTCATCCTTCAAGGGCTTCCTCCATACCACCTATGCAGTCATCTTCCACTTCGTCCTCATCTCCATGGCTGGGGAGACAGCTAGACCTAGAAACGATGCAGGCGGTGGGAGAGAGTGTGGAGCATCTTCTCAGGACCATACCACATGCAGACCCAGGTGAGGTGAAAACGCTGCTGCAGCTCAACAAAAAGATGGCAAAGACAATGGGACACATTTTCAGCCTGAAGCCACATGACTGCAACAAGGAGGAGGAGATACGCAAGTACAGCCTCATCTACGGTCGCTTTGACTccaagagaagagaagaaaaacagcTCACAAACCATGAG ATGATCATTAATGAAGCTGCTGCCCAGTTCTGTATCCGTGACAATGCCTTGTTATTGCGCCGGGTTGAGCTCTTTTCATTGGCCAGGCAGGTTGCACGGGAGTGTGCCTGTACCTCTTCACTCATCACCAG GACAAGTTTGGATGACAGAGCTGTTCTAACACAGAAGAGAAGCAGACAGGAG ATGGAGTTGGAAACTTCGCTAAGTGGTGTAGATGGCTTAGAAGCCATGTCCCTCATTGCCATACAATCAGCAACTTATGAGGATAGCCTGACccaag ACATAGTCCCTCGGCCCCAACTGTCCTCATTCCCCTGTCACCCCACCAGCACACCTTCACCTGCCACCCCTTCACCTGCTAACTGGAGCCGCCAGCTCATGCAGCAAACGCTCATGGATGAGGGCCTGCGATTGGCTAGGATGGTGTCATATGACCTCTCTGGCCAGGGCAGTCTAGGTTCAGAGAGTCCAG GATTTATCTGTCCAGAGTTGTATTAA
- the nab2 gene encoding NGFI-A-binding protein 2 isoform X6, translating into MSLPRTLGELQLYSVLQQANLLAYYATFIQQGGDDVQQLCEAGEEEFLEIMALVGMATKPLHVRRLQKALRDWAANPTHFNQPLTNGSGIPHFNTDILAAGGTSAFGKRKALSNGQPGLLCDGDELEACLTPLRDTGSPCSPGSQVSHLSPDSLFKGKLSPVDPQWLSPDANEEQSSPPLTTLAVQAHPSRASSIPPMQSSSTSSSSPWLGRQLDLETMQAVGESVEHLLRTIPHADPGEVKTLLQLNKKMAKTMGHIFSLKPHDCNKEEEIRKYSLIYGRFDSKRREEKQLTNHEMIINEAAAQFCIRDNALLLRRVELFSLARQVARECACTSSLITRTSLDDRAVLTQKRSRQEMELETSLSGVDGLEAMSLIAIQSATYEDSLTQAHLHLPPLHLLTGAASSCSKRSWMRACDWLGWCHMTSLARAV; encoded by the exons ATGTCGTTGCCACGGACACTGGGTGAGCTCCAGCTGTACAGTGTACTCCAACAAGCTAACCTTCTGGCATACTATGCCACATTTATCCAGCAGGGAGGTGATGATGTTCAACAGCTTTGTGAAGCTGGTGAAGAGGAGTTTCTTGAGATCATGGCGCTGGTCGGCATGGCGACCAAGCCACTGCATGTGCGTCGCCTCCAGAAGGCCCTTCGTGACTGGGCAGCAAATCCAACACACTTTAACCAGCCTCTGACAAATGGGAGTGGGATCCCACACTTCAATACTGACATTTTAGCAGCAGGAGGAACGTCTGCATTTGGAAAGAGGAAGGCACTCAGCAATGGGCAGCCAGGGTTGCTGTGTGACGGAGATGAGTTGGAGGCATGTCTCACTCCACTGCGAGACACAGGCAGCCCCTGCAGCCCTGGCTCACAGGTCTCCCATCTGTCTCCTGACTCTCTTTTCAAAGGCAAACTGTCTCCTGTGGATCCTCAATGGCTTAGTCCTGATGCAAATGAAGAGCAGTCCAGCCCCCCTCTCACTACCTTGGCTGTGCAGGCTCATCCTTCAAGGGCTTCCTCCATACCACCTATGCAGTCATCTTCCACTTCGTCCTCATCTCCATGGCTGGGGAGACAGCTAGACCTAGAAACGATGCAGGCGGTGGGAGAGAGTGTGGAGCATCTTCTCAGGACCATACCACATGCAGACCCAGGTGAGGTGAAAACGCTGCTGCAGCTCAACAAAAAGATGGCAAAGACAATGGGACACATTTTCAGCCTGAAGCCACATGACTGCAACAAGGAGGAGGAGATACGCAAGTACAGCCTCATCTACGGTCGCTTTGACTccaagagaagagaagaaaaacagcTCACAAACCATGAG ATGATCATTAATGAAGCTGCTGCCCAGTTCTGTATCCGTGACAATGCCTTGTTATTGCGCCGGGTTGAGCTCTTTTCATTGGCCAGGCAGGTTGCACGGGAGTGTGCCTGTACCTCTTCACTCATCACCAG GACAAGTTTGGATGACAGAGCTGTTCTAACACAGAAGAGAAGCAGACAGGAG ATGGAGTTGGAAACTTCGCTAAGTGGTGTAGATGGCTTAGAAGCCATGTCCCTCATTGCCATACAATCAGCAACTTATGAGGATAGCCTGACccaag CACACCTTCACCTGCCACCCCTTCACCTGCTAACTGGAGCCGCCAGCTCATGCAGCAAACGCTCATGGATGAGGGCCTGCGATTGGCTAGGATGGTGTCATATGACCTCTCTGGCCAGGGCAGTCTAG